The Triticum aestivum cultivar Chinese Spring chromosome 3A, IWGSC CS RefSeq v2.1, whole genome shotgun sequence genome includes a region encoding these proteins:
- the LOC123062573 gene encoding transcription factor PCL1, with protein MLSPRVVRPQPHDGAASAGSSSSRRHMVDRVSEWELGLPSPAELTPVSQPLIPPALAAAFGIGPADALASPADAAGFLHDSPTSHLAPRFDEYDEEDEEEGEGEDEEAAAPGGRRGGGKKARMVWTPELHHRFVEAVEHLGEKGAVPKAIVRLMNVDGLTRENVASHLQKYRLYLKRSSPGAAAPSPPPPPFFPRFDVQRPHQGSANRGGYCAYPYVSYQKLGCD; from the coding sequence ATGTTATCCCCTCGCGTCGTCAGGCCGCAGCCCCACGACGGCGCGGCCTCCGCCGGCTCCTCCTCGTCGCGGCGCCACATGGTGGACCGCGTGTCCGAGTGGGAGCTCGGCCTCCCCTCGCCCGCCGAGCTGACGCCCGTCTCGCAGCCGCTCATCCCGCCGGCCCTCGCCGCGGCCTTCGGGATCGGCCCCGCGGACGCGCTCGCCTCCCCCGCCGACGCCGCCGGCTTCCTCCACGACTCGCCCACCTCCCACCTGGCCCCCAGGTTCGACGAgtacgacgaggaggacgaggaggagggcgagggcgaggacgaggaggccGCCGCCCCCGGGGGCCGGAGGGGCGGCGGGAAGAAGGCGCGGATGGTGTGGACGCCGGAGCTGCACCACCGGTTCGTCGAGGCCGTCGAGCACCTCGGCGAGAAGGGCGCCGTGCCCAAGGCCATCGTGCGCCTCATGAACGTCGACGGCCTCACGCGGGAGAACGTCGCCAGCCACCTCCAGAAGTACCGCCTCTACCTCAAGCGCTCCAgccccggcgccgccgcgccctccccgccgccgccgcccttctttCCCCGCTTCGACGTCCAGCGACCGCATCAGGGCTCCGCCAACCGGGGCGGCTACTGCGCGTATCCGTACGTTTCCTACCAGAAGCTGGGATGCGATTAA